The Flexistipes sp. DNA segment GTAGGTTCGTGGATTGTGGCAGTCGGTTTGATTCTAATGTTTTATAACCTTTACAGAGGGATTAAAAATGGAGAACCCGCGGGCAAAAACCCATGGAACGCCGCCACTCTTGAGTGGACAACACTTAGTCCTCCTCCCAAACTCAATTTTATTGAGGAGCCCGAGCTTACAAGGGGACCATACGAGTACAAAGGGATAGAAGATGACGCACAATATCAATAAGGATTATATTGGTGCCAAAATCGGCATGTGGCTTTTCCTTTTTACGGAGATTCTCCTTTTTGGCGGTCTTTTTGTGCTTTACAGCGTTTATCTGCACAGATACCCGGACGAGTTCCATTTGGCGGGTCAGGAGCTGAATGTATATTTCGGCACGGCAAATACTCTTGTTCTGCTTACAAGCAGTTTTTCTATGGCTTTGTCCATAACGGCTTTGCAAAAAGAGAATAAAAAACTTTGCATGGTTCTCCTGATTATTACAATGGTTTTAGCATGTGTTTTCCTTGTGAATAAATATTTCGAATGGGGAGCAAAAATACACCATGGCATCTATCCGGATTCCCCCACACTTCTTGAAAGACCCAAAGGTGAGATAATTTTCTTCGGACTGTATTATATAATGACAGGTCTGCACGGGCTGCATGTTTTAATAGGAGCGCTTATTATCTTTGTTGTTTTGGTACTTGTCGCTAAAAACAGGGTGACAAGTTCGGATTTTGTGGCAGTGGAGAATACGGGGCTTTACTGGCACCTGGTGGATATGATCTGGATTTATCTGTTTCCGTTGTTTTATCTTGTTGTGTAGGAGATCGGTATGCATGCTGAAGAAAAACATATTGTAGAGTTTAATGTATTGTTTAAAGTGCTGATTGCACTTTTTGTGCTTACAGGTGTGACAGTTCTGGCCGGAAATATTGATCTGGGTTATTTTAATGTGGTAGTTGCACTTTTAATTGCTACGGCCAAAGCTTCCTTAGTGGTTTTTTTCTTCATGCATTTAAAATATGAAGGCGGTTTATTTAAGATAATGGTTTTACTGGCTTTTGTTATTCTTGCAATATTTATAGGTTTTACTTTTTTTGATGTGGCATTCAGGGCAAATTAAAAATATCAGGAGTTTGTAATGTATCCACAGCTGGATTCCGTTCAGAAAGTTGATATCGCTTTTTATTACATAATAGGTATTTCCATTCTGATTCTGATAGGCATAGTTTTGACTATGTTATATTTTCTTTACAAATACAATCATAAACGGAATCCGGAGCCTGCGGATATTAAGGGCAGTCTTTTGGCTGAAACATTGTGGACGGTTATTCCCACGCTCATAGCGATAAGCATGTTTTTAGTTGGGTGGGACAGCTTTACTGCGCTTCGTTCTGCTCCGGAAAGCGCTATGAATATAAATGTTGAAGCGAGAATGTGGTCGTGGAAGTTTACGTATCCGGAAGGATTTTCCGCCGATGAACTGTATGTCCCTGTGGGCAAGCCTGTAAAATTGAATATTACTTCCAAAGATGTCATCCACAGCTTTTATGCTCCTGCGTACCGTATTAAGGTGGATGCCGTTCCCGGTATGAATACTTATACGTGGTTCAATCCATCTGAAAAGGGCGTATTTGATGTGTATTGTGCCGAATACTGCGGCGTAGGACACTCCAATATGATGTCGAAAATTCATGTTGTAAGCAGTGAAAAATATGAAAAATTTATAAATAAGAGGATCAGTGAGAAAGAATCGGCCGTGACTTTGCCGCAATTATTGAAAAAGTATAACTGTACGGATTGTCATTCACTCGATGGAACAGTGCTGGTAGGACCTACATTGAAAGATATTTATAAAAAAGAAGTTACGGTCATTGAAAACGGTAAAGAAAAAACGGTGACAGCCGATAAAGACTATTTGAGAGAATCGATATTAAATCCATCTAAGAAAGTTGTTAAAGGCTTTGATGCTATTATGTCCTCGTATAAAAATGATATATCTGAAAAAGATTTGGAGATGATGCTCAGCCTCTTTGCAGGTGAGAAAATTTCAGAGAGCAAAATAGACGGCAAGAAAGTTGCTGAAGATTCAGGGTGTTTCGGATGCCATTCGACAGACGGGACTGTGACCGTAGGCCCGTCATTTAAGAGGATGTATAAATCCAAAGAGAGTGTTATAAGAAACGGCAAGAAGATAGAAACAATTGTGGATGAACAATATCTAAGGGATTCTATACAGCAGCCAGGTAAAGATATTGTTGCAGGGTTTGACCCTATGATGCCTTCATATAACGATCTAAGTAAGGAAGAATTAGATGCCCTCGTTGAGTATATAAAAAATGCGGGCAAAAAATAGTTGAATGCTGAAACTGTTCAGGATAAATATTTCCCTGATGGTGGTTCTTTCCGCTTATTTCGGATTTTATCTCAGCGGCGGCTCATTTAAGTCCGAAGTATTTTCCGTTATTTTCGCAGTTCTTCTGCACTCTTTCGGCAATTCTGCTATAAATCAGGTTCAGGAACGGGATACAGACAAGTTGATGCCACGAACGATGAACCGTCCAGTTGTAACCGGCATGATAAGCCCTTCAAAGGCGCTTGCTCTTGGATTATTATTGATAGGTTTATCGCTTCTCATCCCTTTACTGACAGGACATTATTTGGTTGCACTTTTACTTGTCATAAATTTGGTGATATATAACATTATTTATACGCCTTTAAAGCGGAAATACTCTTATGCTTTACTTGCAGGATCCTTGTGCGGGGCTATACCTCCGGTTATCGGGTGGGGGATCTATCATAACCCAGGTTCTTTGAACAGAATAATTTTGATTGCGGCAATATTTTATCTGTGGCAGGTGCCGCATTTTCTGTTTCTTACCGAAAAATACAGGGATGAATACAAAAATGCAGGTATCAAAATAATTATTAATGAGCTGGGATATCGTAATTATTATAAGATTCTTTCAGTATGGCTTCTTTGCTATTTATTTGCTCTTATCTTTGCAATAGCGTTACTGCTGCAGAGCGGCTATCTGAAAATTGCTGTAATATTAATTGAGACAATAATAATTATAATGATAATGACTTTTCTGAAAAATAAGGCAGGGATAAAATTCACCCTTATTAATATCTCTATACTGATTTTTGTTTTTTCCTTTTTTCTCTAACTTTTAATTCTGGTTATTTACCAATTAACAACTCAATCACTCAACCACTCAACCACTCAACTAATCAACCACTCAGCTATCAAGAAATTGGGTAAATATCATAAATATCATGTTTTTTATTGACATTGCATTTATCTTGTGTAATATACAGCTATAAA contains these protein-coding regions:
- the coxB gene encoding cytochrome c oxidase subunit II → MYPQLDSVQKVDIAFYYIIGISILILIGIVLTMLYFLYKYNHKRNPEPADIKGSLLAETLWTVIPTLIAISMFLVGWDSFTALRSAPESAMNINVEARMWSWKFTYPEGFSADELYVPVGKPVKLNITSKDVIHSFYAPAYRIKVDAVPGMNTYTWFNPSEKGVFDVYCAEYCGVGHSNMMSKIHVVSSEKYEKFINKRISEKESAVTLPQLLKKYNCTDCHSLDGTVLVGPTLKDIYKKEVTVIENGKEKTVTADKDYLRESILNPSKKVVKGFDAIMSSYKNDISEKDLEMMLSLFAGEKISESKIDGKKVAEDSGCFGCHSTDGTVTVGPSFKRMYKSKESVIRNGKKIETIVDEQYLRDSIQQPGKDIVAGFDPMMPSYNDLSKEELDALVEYIKNAGKK
- a CDS encoding cytochrome C oxidase subunit IV family protein, which translates into the protein MHAEEKHIVEFNVLFKVLIALFVLTGVTVLAGNIDLGYFNVVVALLIATAKASLVVFFFMHLKYEGGLFKIMVLLAFVILAIFIGFTFFDVAFRAN
- a CDS encoding UbiA family prenyltransferase, whose translation is MLKLFRINISLMVVLSAYFGFYLSGGSFKSEVFSVIFAVLLHSFGNSAINQVQERDTDKLMPRTMNRPVVTGMISPSKALALGLLLIGLSLLIPLLTGHYLVALLLVINLVIYNIIYTPLKRKYSYALLAGSLCGAIPPVIGWGIYHNPGSLNRIILIAAIFYLWQVPHFLFLTEKYRDEYKNAGIKIIINELGYRNYYKILSVWLLCYLFALIFAIALLLQSGYLKIAVILIETIIIIMIMTFLKNKAGIKFTLINISILIFVFSFFL
- a CDS encoding cytochrome c oxidase subunit 3 family protein; this encodes MTHNINKDYIGAKIGMWLFLFTEILLFGGLFVLYSVYLHRYPDEFHLAGQELNVYFGTANTLVLLTSSFSMALSITALQKENKKLCMVLLIITMVLACVFLVNKYFEWGAKIHHGIYPDSPTLLERPKGEIIFFGLYYIMTGLHGLHVLIGALIIFVVLVLVAKNRVTSSDFVAVENTGLYWHLVDMIWIYLFPLFYLVV